In the genome of Segatella copri, one region contains:
- a CDS encoding DUF1599 domain-containing protein: protein MADLLKTEQQFKDVMSECRTLFEKKLHDYGASWRILRPSSLTDQLYIKAKRIRSLEIKKESLVGEGIRPEFIALINYGIVGLIQLEKPFADEVDMTPEEAMKLYDRHAQEALQLMLKKNHDYDEAWRSMRVSSYTDFILTKIQRVKEIEDIAGATLVSEGIDANYMDIINYAVFGAIKMNEK, encoded by the coding sequence ATGGCAGATTTATTGAAAACAGAACAGCAGTTTAAGGATGTCATGAGTGAATGCAGGACATTATTTGAGAAGAAGCTCCACGATTACGGAGCCTCTTGGAGAATCTTGCGCCCTTCTTCCCTGACAGACCAACTCTATATCAAGGCGAAGCGAATCCGCTCGCTCGAAATCAAGAAAGAATCTTTGGTAGGTGAGGGCATCCGCCCCGAGTTCATTGCCCTTATTAATTATGGTATCGTAGGACTCATCCAGCTGGAAAAGCCTTTCGCGGATGAAGTGGATATGACACCGGAAGAGGCGATGAAACTCTACGACCGCCATGCGCAGGAAGCACTGCAGCTGATGCTCAAGAAGAACCATGACTACGACGAGGCATGGCGCTCGATGAGAGTAAGCAGCTATACCGATTTCATCCTCACCAAGATTCAGCGTGTAAAGGAAATAGAGGACATCGCAGGCGCTACCCTCGTTTCGGAAGGCATCGACGCCAACTACATGGACATCATCAACTATGCCGTGTTCGGAGCCATTAAGATGAATGAGAAATAA
- a CDS encoding CCA tRNA nucleotidyltransferase has product MRNLTNAELAQILDKDIFHKISEAADELSVECYVVGGYVRDLFLERPSNDIDVVVVGSGIEVASTLKKMLGKKAHLSVFRNFGTAQVKYKDTEVEFVGARKESYNRDSRKPIVEDGTLEDDQNRRDFTINAMAVCLNKDRFGELVDPFDGVYDLEDGIIATPLDPDVTFSDDPLRMMRCVRFATQLNFQIEDETYEALSRNADRLKIISGERICDEMNKIMLSKHPSIGFYYLKDTGLLDLILPELVAMDKVETRNGRAHKNNYDHTMEVLENVCKHSDNLWLRWAALFHDVGKPKSKRWDNNIGWTFHSHNIIGAKMIPGIFRRMKLPMDAKMKYVQKLVELHMRPIVIADEEVTDSAVRRLLNDAGDDINDLMTLCEADITSKNQVRKQKFLDNFKMVREKLADLQERDYKRLLQPCIDGNEIMEMFQLKPCREVGTLKQYLKDAVLDNRVANEREPLMELLMKKAQDMGLAMVENLNRE; this is encoded by the coding sequence ATGAGAAATTTGACCAATGCCGAACTGGCACAGATACTGGATAAGGATATTTTTCATAAGATTTCAGAGGCGGCAGACGAGCTGTCTGTGGAATGTTATGTGGTAGGTGGATATGTGCGTGACCTCTTCCTGGAACGACCTTCCAATGATATTGATGTCGTTGTCGTGGGCAGCGGCATTGAGGTGGCTTCCACCTTGAAGAAGATGCTCGGAAAAAAGGCGCATCTCTCAGTGTTCCGCAATTTCGGAACAGCACAGGTAAAGTATAAGGATACAGAAGTGGAGTTCGTGGGAGCCCGAAAGGAGAGCTATAACCGCGATTCCCGCAAACCGATTGTTGAAGATGGAACCCTGGAGGATGACCAGAACCGTCGTGACTTCACCATCAATGCCATGGCGGTGTGCCTGAACAAGGACCGTTTTGGAGAACTCGTCGACCCTTTTGATGGCGTCTATGACTTGGAAGACGGCATCATTGCTACTCCGCTCGACCCGGATGTCACCTTCTCTGACGACCCGCTCCGCATGATGCGCTGTGTGCGCTTTGCCACCCAGCTCAACTTCCAGATAGAGGATGAAACCTACGAGGCACTCTCCCGCAATGCCGACCGACTGAAGATTATCAGCGGCGAGCGCATCTGCGACGAGATGAACAAGATTATGCTCTCCAAGCACCCAAGCATCGGATTTTATTATCTGAAGGATACCGGTCTGCTCGACCTCATCCTGCCCGAACTGGTGGCGATGGATAAGGTGGAAACCCGCAATGGCAGAGCCCATAAGAACAATTACGACCATACGATGGAGGTTTTGGAGAATGTGTGCAAGCACAGCGATAACCTCTGGCTCCGCTGGGCGGCACTCTTCCACGACGTCGGCAAACCGAAGAGCAAGCGCTGGGACAACAATATCGGTTGGACGTTCCACAGTCATAATATAATAGGTGCCAAGATGATTCCAGGCATCTTCCGCCGTATGAAGCTTCCGATGGATGCGAAGATGAAGTATGTGCAGAAACTGGTGGAGCTCCACATGCGTCCTATCGTGATAGCCGATGAGGAGGTGACGGATAGCGCGGTTCGCCGACTGCTGAACGATGCGGGTGATGACATCAACGACCTGATGACGCTTTGCGAGGCTGATATCACCAGCAAGAACCAGGTGCGCAAGCAGAAGTTCCTGGATAACTTCAAGATGGTGCGCGAGAAGTTGGCAGACTTGCAGGAGCGCGACTACAAGCGATTGCTTCAGCCTTGTATTGACGGCAACGAAATCATGGAGATGTTCCAGCTCAAGCCATGCCGCGAAGTGGGAACCTTGAAGCAGTATCTGAAGGATGCTGTACTGGATAACAGGGTGGCAAACGAGCGGGAACCTTTGATGGAACTTCTGATGAAGAAGGCCCAGGATATGGGCTTGGCTATGGTAGAAAACTTAAATAGAGAATAA
- a CDS encoding efflux RND transporter periplasmic adaptor subunit has translation MKIKNVLFVAAVCVLATLTSCGGSKKGGLPDFSDDEFAVATIGTSSAALQTTYPATIKGIQDVEVRPKVSGFITKVFVHEGQTVSAGQALFSIDSETYQAAVRSAAAAVNTAKAQANTAKLTYQNNKKLYDSKIIGEFELSTAANSYATAKAQVAQAEAALASAREQLAWCTVTSPSAGVVGSLPFKVGALVSASGQALTTVSNISTMEVFFSLSESQILSMSKTNGSIQAAIAAFPAVKLQLADGSIYNHPGKVVKMSGVIDATSGSISLIAHFANPEKLLKSGGAGSIVVPNDHNSAIVIPQEACSQVQDKIFVYIVTKDNKVKYSEIKVNPQDDGKNYIVTAGLHVGDRIVLKGITKLTDGQQIKPITLERYNQKIAEAAKLAESQDNAHAFATAMGGKK, from the coding sequence ATGAAAATTAAAAACGTTTTGTTCGTTGCAGCAGTCTGTGTACTCGCAACTTTGACATCATGTGGTGGAAGTAAGAAGGGCGGTCTGCCTGACTTCAGCGATGATGAGTTCGCTGTGGCTACTATCGGTACTTCCAGCGCCGCATTGCAGACTACCTATCCTGCTACCATCAAGGGTATCCAGGATGTAGAGGTACGTCCTAAGGTTTCTGGTTTTATCACTAAGGTTTTTGTACACGAGGGACAGACTGTATCAGCAGGTCAGGCTTTGTTCTCTATTGATAGCGAGACCTATCAGGCTGCTGTCCGTTCTGCAGCTGCCGCTGTAAACACAGCTAAGGCACAGGCTAATACAGCTAAGTTGACTTATCAGAACAATAAGAAATTGTATGATAGCAAGATTATCGGTGAATTTGAACTTTCTACAGCAGCTAACAGCTATGCAACAGCTAAGGCTCAGGTAGCTCAGGCAGAGGCAGCTTTGGCTTCAGCCCGCGAGCAGTTGGCTTGGTGTACCGTTACCAGTCCTTCTGCTGGTGTAGTAGGTAGTCTTCCTTTCAAGGTAGGTGCTCTGGTAAGTGCTTCTGGTCAGGCTCTTACTACCGTTTCCAATATCAGCACTATGGAGGTGTTCTTCTCACTCTCTGAGTCTCAGATCTTGAGCATGTCTAAGACCAATGGTAGCATTCAGGCAGCCATCGCAGCGTTCCCAGCTGTTAAGTTGCAGTTGGCAGACGGTTCTATCTATAATCACCCGGGTAAGGTAGTCAAGATGAGTGGTGTCATCGATGCTACTTCCGGTTCTATCTCTCTCATCGCTCACTTCGCTAACCCAGAGAAGTTGCTGAAGAGTGGTGGTGCAGGTTCTATCGTGGTTCCTAACGATCATAACAGCGCTATCGTTATCCCTCAGGAGGCTTGCTCTCAGGTTCAGGATAAGATCTTCGTTTACATCGTAACCAAGGATAACAAGGTGAAGTATTCTGAGATCAAGGTCAATCCACAGGATGATGGCAAGAACTATATCGTAACTGCAGGTCTTCATGTAGGCGATCGTATTGTTTTGAAGGGTATTACCAAGTTGACCGATGGCCAGCAGATCAAGCCTATCACTCTGGAGCGTTACAATCAGAAGATTGCTGAGGCTGCCAAGTTGGCTGAGTCTCAGGATAACGCTCATGCCTTCGCTACTGCTATGGGCGGAAAGAAGTAA
- a CDS encoding efflux RND transporter permease subunit: MSFTNFIKRPVLSTVVSIFFVLLGIIGLVSLPIEQYPNIAPPTITVTATYTGADAQTVLNSVVAPLEESINGVENMTYMTSSASNSGFAQITVYFKQGSDPDMAAVNVQNRVSQAQSLLPAEVTKVGVTVTKRQSSNVIMFALTTDDGRYDDQFVTNYALINVIPQLKRISGVGDVQSPSTRNYSMRIWLKPEKMKEFGLVPSDVSQALAEQNIEAAPGSFGESSDMQYEYTLRYKGRLKTPMEYENILIKSNTSGQTLRLGEIAKVELGGLQYNVNLLNDGQPAVLGMVQQIAGSNATQIASDVKKSLDELEKSYPPGLKNVILMDVTEFLFASIEEVIFTLIITLVLVFIVVYIFLQDFRSTLIPMIAVPVALVGTFLFLWIFGFSINLLTLSALLLAIAIVVDDAIVVVEAVHAKLDQGYKSALTAAIDAMNEISSAIISITLVMSAVFVPVSFIGGTSGYFYREFGVTMAVSIVISAINALTLSPALCAVLLKPHEEGHEKKMSFIDRFHAGFNYQFDKITNKYKGGVKWVINHGIIAGSLVAVSIVGLVALMGTTKTGLVPDEDTGTIFACISTAPGTSQERTAEVVKQVDKMLASNPAIATRNAIMGYSFIGGAGSNQGTIIVKLKPFEERPGGFFHRIKEACTGGGIEALFVNPMEYTSVLGMIYKQTATIKDAQVLAFAPPMISGFSMQNGITMTMQDKTGGDLNKFFDNVKKFLAELNKRPEIQTAQTQYNPNYPQYMVDVDVAKTKQAGISPSTVLSVMQGYLGGLYASNFNAYGKLYRVMIQAGPESRMRPDDLSKIYVRCADGTMSPVSEFVNLKKVYGPANITRFNLFTSMDVSVTPNSGYSTGDGMKAIAEVAKETLPEGYGYEYSGLTRSEAESSNSTGLIFALCIVFVYLILSAQYESYILPLSVVLSIPFGLAGAFIFTNLFGHSNDIYMQISLIMLIGLLAKNAILIVQFALERRRTGMAIKYSAILGAGARLRPILMTSLAMVIGLLPLMFASGVGKNGNQTLGAAAVGGMLLGTICQIFVVPALFAVFQWLQEKLTPMKFEDELNEEVAAELEQYANAAHQKKGIEKK, encoded by the coding sequence ATGTCATTTACAAACTTTATAAAGCGCCCGGTACTTTCGACGGTGGTTTCCATCTTCTTCGTCTTGCTGGGTATTATCGGCTTGGTATCGCTGCCTATCGAGCAGTATCCGAATATCGCGCCGCCTACCATCACGGTAACTGCTACCTATACGGGTGCAGATGCCCAGACGGTGTTGAACTCTGTCGTTGCTCCGCTGGAGGAGAGTATCAACGGTGTGGAGAACATGACTTATATGACCTCTTCTGCGTCTAACTCTGGTTTTGCTCAGATCACCGTTTACTTCAAGCAGGGTTCCGACCCAGATATGGCTGCGGTCAACGTACAGAACCGTGTATCTCAGGCGCAGTCTCTGCTGCCTGCCGAGGTTACCAAGGTGGGTGTCACTGTAACCAAGCGTCAGAGTTCTAACGTTATCATGTTCGCTCTGACTACAGACGATGGCCGTTACGACGACCAGTTTGTTACCAACTACGCCCTGATCAACGTTATTCCTCAGTTGAAACGTATCAGTGGTGTGGGTGATGTGCAGAGCCCTTCTACCCGTAACTACTCTATGCGTATCTGGTTGAAGCCAGAGAAGATGAAGGAGTTCGGACTGGTTCCTTCTGATGTTTCTCAGGCTTTGGCAGAGCAGAATATCGAGGCTGCCCCTGGTAGCTTTGGTGAAAGCTCTGATATGCAGTATGAATATACCTTGCGCTACAAGGGTCGTTTGAAGACTCCAATGGAGTATGAAAACATCCTTATCAAGAGCAATACTTCCGGTCAGACGCTCCGTTTGGGCGAAATTGCCAAGGTTGAGTTGGGTGGTTTGCAGTATAATGTAAACCTGCTCAATGATGGTCAGCCTGCCGTGCTGGGTATGGTTCAGCAGATTGCCGGTTCCAACGCTACCCAGATTGCCAGCGACGTAAAGAAATCGCTTGATGAACTGGAGAAGAGTTATCCTCCTGGGTTGAAGAATGTTATCCTGATGGATGTTACTGAGTTCTTGTTCGCATCTATCGAGGAAGTTATCTTCACCTTGATCATCACCCTGGTACTGGTGTTTATCGTAGTGTATATCTTCTTGCAGGACTTCCGTTCTACGCTGATTCCTATGATTGCCGTGCCTGTGGCTTTGGTCGGTACCTTCCTCTTCCTCTGGATCTTCGGATTCTCCATCAACCTGCTTACGCTGTCAGCCCTGCTGCTGGCTATTGCGATTGTGGTCGATGATGCCATTGTGGTGGTCGAGGCGGTTCACGCCAAGCTCGACCAGGGTTACAAGAGTGCCCTTACTGCAGCTATCGATGCGATGAACGAAATTTCCAGCGCCATCATCTCTATTACATTGGTGATGTCTGCCGTGTTCGTTCCTGTATCATTCATCGGTGGTACTTCCGGTTACTTCTACCGTGAGTTCGGTGTAACCATGGCTGTATCTATCGTTATTTCGGCTATCAACGCGTTGACTTTGTCTCCTGCACTCTGTGCCGTGTTGCTGAAGCCACACGAGGAGGGTCACGAGAAGAAGATGTCTTTCATCGACCGATTCCACGCAGGATTCAACTATCAGTTTGATAAGATTACCAATAAGTATAAGGGTGGTGTCAAGTGGGTTATCAACCACGGCATCATCGCTGGTAGCCTCGTGGCTGTCAGTATCGTAGGTCTGGTTGCCCTGATGGGTACTACCAAGACGGGTCTGGTGCCTGATGAGGATACCGGTACTATCTTCGCTTGTATCTCTACAGCTCCTGGTACTTCTCAGGAACGTACAGCAGAGGTCGTTAAGCAGGTAGATAAGATGCTGGCTAGCAACCCAGCCATCGCAACCCGTAACGCCATCATGGGTTATAGCTTTATCGGTGGTGCCGGTTCTAACCAGGGTACCATCATCGTGAAGCTGAAGCCATTCGAGGAGCGTCCGGGTGGATTCTTCCACCGTATCAAGGAGGCTTGTACAGGTGGCGGTATCGAGGCGCTGTTTGTCAACCCTATGGAGTATACCTCTGTATTGGGTATGATTTACAAGCAGACTGCTACGATCAAGGATGCACAGGTGCTTGCCTTTGCTCCACCTATGATTTCCGGTTTCTCTATGCAGAATGGTATTACCATGACTATGCAGGATAAGACCGGTGGTGACTTGAATAAGTTCTTTGATAATGTGAAGAAGTTCCTGGCTGAGTTGAACAAGCGTCCTGAGATTCAGACCGCCCAGACTCAGTACAACCCTAACTATCCTCAGTATATGGTAGATGTAGATGTTGCCAAGACCAAGCAGGCTGGCATCTCTCCATCAACAGTATTGTCTGTAATGCAGGGTTATCTCGGTGGTCTCTACGCATCTAACTTCAATGCCTACGGTAAGCTCTACCGTGTCATGATTCAGGCTGGACCTGAGAGTCGTATGCGTCCAGACGATCTGAGCAAGATTTATGTACGTTGTGCTGATGGCACCATGTCTCCTGTAAGCGAGTTCGTGAACTTGAAGAAGGTTTATGGTCCAGCAAACATCACCCGATTCAACCTGTTTACCTCTATGGATGTATCTGTAACTCCTAACAGCGGTTACTCTACCGGTGACGGTATGAAGGCGATTGCTGAGGTTGCCAAGGAGACATTGCCAGAGGGTTACGGCTATGAGTACTCTGGTTTGACCCGTTCTGAGGCTGAGTCCAGCAACTCTACAGGTTTGATTTTCGCACTCTGTATCGTATTCGTTTACCTCATCTTGAGTGCCCAGTACGAGAGTTACATCTTGCCTCTGTCAGTAGTATTGTCTATCCCATTCGGTTTGGCAGGTGCGTTCATCTTCACCAACCTCTTCGGTCACTCTAACGATATCTACATGCAGATTTCGTTGATTATGTTGATCGGTCTGTTGGCTAAGAACGCCATCCTTATCGTACAGTTCGCCCTCGAGCGTCGTCGTACGGGTATGGCTATCAAGTACTCAGCTATCCTGGGTGCCGGTGCCCGTCTCCGTCCTATCCTGATGACCTCACTGGCGATGGTTATCGGTCTGTTGCCTCTGATGTTCGCATCAGGTGTAGGTAAGAATGGTAACCAGACCCTGGGTGCTGCCGCCGTAGGTGGTATGTTGCTCGGTACAATCTGCCAGATCTTCGTGGTTCCTGCTCTCTTCGCAGTCTTCCAGTGGTTGCAGGAGAAGTTGACCCCAATGAAGTTCGAGGATGAGTTGAACGAGGAGGTAGCTGCCGAGTTGGAGCAGTATGCCAACGCAGCTCATCAGAAGAAGGGTATCGAGAAGAAGTAA
- a CDS encoding efflux transporter outer membrane subunit: MKKNLNIIILGLAALSLSSCKTLYGKYERPDVKTSGIVRDVASDTDTLAVKDTTTFANIPWRSVFTDPQLQSLIEKGLNNNVNLLNAALNVKIAEEQLKCAKLAFVPSLAFTPQGTIASWDGQAATKTYTMPVTASWMVDLFGNLLSQKRSAQMALLQLQDYQVSVKTNLIANIANMYYTLLMLDKQVELVNNMEGLTKDTWETMQKMHDLRLGYRTPAIQSAESNYYSVLTQKTDLLRQIRETENSLSLLIGDQAHSIARGKLDNQSLPSNFSTGVGIQLLNNRADVHAAEMNLAQCFYGVETARSKFYPSITISGTGAFTNSAGMGIVNPGKWLLSAVGSLTQPIFQNGRIIAGLKVAKMQYEQAYNTWQNTVLKAGSEVSNALVLYNYSDEKSKIEQKRIEVLEKNVESTKELMGIAGSSYLEIIQAQSSLLNVQLSKVADDFNKMQAVVNLYYALGGGAK, translated from the coding sequence ATGAAAAAGAATTTAAATATCATCATATTGGGTCTCGCAGCGCTCTCCCTGAGCAGCTGCAAGACTCTCTACGGAAAATATGAGCGTCCGGATGTGAAGACCAGCGGTATCGTTCGCGATGTAGCTTCTGATACAGATACTTTGGCTGTAAAGGATACTACTACCTTCGCCAATATCCCTTGGCGCAGTGTCTTTACCGACCCTCAGCTTCAGTCGCTCATCGAGAAGGGATTGAACAACAATGTCAACCTCCTCAATGCGGCTTTGAACGTGAAGATAGCAGAAGAGCAGCTAAAGTGTGCCAAGTTGGCATTCGTGCCTTCTCTGGCTTTCACTCCTCAGGGAACCATCGCTTCCTGGGATGGTCAGGCTGCCACCAAGACTTACACGATGCCTGTTACAGCCAGCTGGATGGTAGACCTCTTCGGCAATCTGCTATCTCAGAAGCGCAGTGCCCAGATGGCGCTGCTCCAGTTGCAGGATTATCAGGTATCTGTCAAGACCAACCTCATCGCCAACATCGCCAATATGTATTATACTCTGTTGATGCTCGACAAGCAGGTGGAGTTGGTTAACAATATGGAAGGATTGACCAAGGATACGTGGGAGACTATGCAGAAGATGCACGATCTTAGATTGGGTTACCGTACACCAGCCATCCAGTCAGCTGAGTCTAACTACTATTCTGTGTTGACCCAGAAGACCGATCTGTTGCGCCAGATTCGTGAGACAGAGAACTCTCTGAGTCTGCTCATCGGCGATCAGGCACATAGCATCGCCCGTGGCAAGTTGGATAACCAGAGTCTTCCATCTAATTTCTCAACCGGTGTAGGCATCCAGTTGCTCAACAACCGTGCTGATGTCCACGCAGCCGAGATGAATCTTGCCCAGTGCTTCTATGGTGTAGAGACAGCCCGCAGCAAGTTCTATCCATCTATCACTATTTCCGGTACAGGTGCCTTCACCAATTCAGCTGGTATGGGCATCGTGAACCCTGGTAAGTGGTTGCTCTCAGCTGTAGGTTCTCTTACCCAGCCAATTTTCCAGAACGGCCGTATCATTGCCGGTTTGAAGGTGGCTAAAATGCAGTATGAGCAGGCTTACAACACCTGGCAGAATACCGTGCTGAAGGCTGGTAGCGAGGTGAGCAATGCGCTTGTTCTCTACAACTACTCTGATGAGAAGAGCAAGATAGAGCAGAAGCGAATAGAAGTACTAGAAAAGAATGTAGAATCTACCAAGGAATTGATGGGTATTGCAGGCAGCTCTTACCTTGAAATCATCCAGGCACAGTCTTCACTCCTCAACGTACAGCTTTCTAAGGTAGCTGATGACTTCAACAAGATGCAGGCAGTAGTAAATCTCTACTATGCATTGGGTGGAGGAGCTAAGTAG
- the lpxA gene encoding acyl-ACP--UDP-N-acetylglucosamine O-acyltransferase, with product MASIISPKAEVSPKAKIGDNCKIYPFVYIEDDVVIGDNCTIYPFVSIMNGTRMGNNNKVFQAAVIAALPQDFHFTGEESEVVIGDNNTIRENVVINRGTHKGGKTVLGNNNFLMEGAHISHDTVIGNGSVFGYGTKIAGDCVIGNGVIYSTSVVENAKTRVGDLAMIQAGTTFSKDIPPYIIAGGKPVKYAGPNTIIMEAAEVTEKVRKHIANAYRLVFHGQTSLFDAINQIKDQVPDGPEIQNIIQFLESSQKGVITKM from the coding sequence ATGGCTAGTATAATAAGTCCAAAGGCAGAGGTTTCTCCAAAGGCTAAGATTGGAGACAACTGCAAGATATATCCATTCGTCTATATCGAGGACGATGTGGTCATCGGCGACAACTGTACCATCTATCCATTCGTGAGCATTATGAACGGTACTCGCATGGGTAATAATAATAAGGTGTTCCAGGCAGCCGTTATCGCTGCCCTCCCACAGGACTTCCACTTTACAGGTGAGGAGAGTGAGGTAGTAATCGGCGATAACAATACCATCCGTGAGAACGTGGTTATCAACCGTGGTACCCATAAGGGCGGCAAGACCGTTCTGGGCAACAACAACTTCCTGATGGAAGGTGCCCATATCTCTCACGATACCGTAATCGGCAACGGTAGCGTATTCGGTTATGGTACCAAGATTGCAGGCGACTGCGTGATTGGTAACGGTGTCATCTACTCAACATCTGTAGTAGAGAACGCCAAGACCCGAGTAGGCGACCTGGCGATGATTCAGGCAGGTACCACCTTCTCCAAGGATATTCCTCCTTATATCATTGCCGGTGGAAAGCCTGTGAAGTATGCAGGTCCTAACACCATCATCATGGAGGCAGCCGAGGTTACCGAGAAGGTTCGCAAGCATATTGCTAATGCCTACCGACTGGTATTCCATGGTCAGACATCCCTCTTCGATGCCATCAACCAGATCAAGGATCAGGTGCCAGATGGTCCGGAGATTCAGAACATCATCCAGTTCCTGGAGAGTTCCCAGAAGGGTGTCATCACTAAAATGTAA
- a CDS encoding cell division protein FtsX, giving the protein MRKKQYKPRNHRGLQVVTLCISTAMVLVLLGLVIFSVLMGRNLSSYVKENLVVQVMLEQDVTNPEGLQMCKRLKARPYVKGLTYITKEQALKEATRDLGTNPSEFAGVNPFQPSIEITTQADYANNDSLKWIAKELKSYSRVTEVSYQHDLIEQVNNSLTKISIGLLIVAALLTFISFSLINNTVRLGIYARRFSIHTMKLVGASWGFIRKPFIKRAVSVGVVAALLADGFLGGCLYAWSLHEPELVNVLGWQELAITGGSVFLFGIIITALCANISVNKFLKMKAGDLYKI; this is encoded by the coding sequence ATGAGAAAGAAACAATATAAGCCTCGCAATCATCGTGGATTGCAGGTTGTTACTTTATGCATCAGCACCGCCATGGTGCTTGTTTTGTTGGGATTGGTCATCTTTTCCGTATTGATGGGAAGAAACCTCTCTTCCTATGTCAAGGAGAACCTGGTGGTACAGGTGATGCTCGAGCAGGATGTTACCAATCCTGAGGGCTTGCAGATGTGTAAGCGCTTGAAGGCTCGTCCTTACGTGAAAGGTCTGACCTATATCACCAAGGAACAGGCTTTGAAGGAGGCTACCCGCGATCTGGGTACCAATCCTAGCGAATTTGCCGGTGTGAACCCTTTCCAGCCATCTATCGAAATCACGACACAGGCGGATTATGCCAACAATGATTCCCTGAAGTGGATAGCCAAGGAGCTGAAAAGCTACTCGCGCGTGACGGAAGTAAGTTATCAGCACGACCTGATAGAACAGGTGAACAATTCGCTCACCAAGATAAGCATCGGCCTTCTTATCGTAGCCGCCCTGCTTACCTTTATCTCGTTCTCGCTTATCAACAATACGGTGAGACTGGGCATCTATGCCCGCCGATTCTCCATCCATACCATGAAGCTGGTGGGTGCATCCTGGGGCTTCATCCGCAAGCCTTTCATCAAGAGGGCTGTATCGGTGGGTGTAGTTGCGGCTTTGCTTGCCGATGGTTTCCTCGGTGGATGCCTCTATGCCTGGTCGCTTCACGAGCCGGAACTGGTCAATGTGCTCGGCTGGCAGGAACTTGCCATCACAGGCGGTTCGGTATTCCTCTTCGGTATCATCATTACGGCTCTCTGTGCCAATATCTCGGTGAACAAGTTCCTCAAGATGAAGGCGGGAGACCTGTACAAGATTTGA
- a CDS encoding DUF3098 domain-containing protein: MDKKNLAFDKMNFILLAIGMAIVIIGFLLMSGAGSNEHSFDADIFSTRRIVVAPTVTLIGFLSIIYAVIRKPKDE, from the coding sequence ATGGATAAGAAGAATTTAGCATTTGACAAGATGAACTTCATCTTGTTGGCAATTGGTATGGCAATTGTCATCATCGGTTTCCTCCTGATGAGCGGCGCTGGCTCTAACGAGCACTCTTTCGATGCTGATATTTTCAGTACTCGCCGTATTGTAGTGGCACCAACCGTTACCCTGATTGGTTTCCTCTCGATCATCTATGCGGTTATACGTAAGCCTAAGGATGAATAG
- a CDS encoding undecaprenyl-diphosphate phosphatase produces the protein MNWFEALVLGLIQGLTEYLPVSSSGHLAIGAHLFGINGEDNLTFTIMVHVATVLSTLVILWKEIDWILKGLFKFQMNEETKYALNIVISMIPVGVVGLFFKDQVEEVFGSGLLIVGIMLLVTACLLTFSYFAKPRQKENISPLHAFIIGLGQALAVLPGLSRSGTTIATGLLLGDKKEKMAQFSFLMVIPPILGEALLDLLKGLKGEEALGGIDAFPMIVGFVAAFVSGCLACKWMINIVKKGKLVYFGIYCAIAGAVTIICSII, from the coding sequence ATGAATTGGTTTGAAGCTTTAGTGTTGGGACTCATCCAGGGTCTCACAGAGTATTTGCCTGTAAGTAGTAGTGGTCACTTGGCTATCGGTGCCCATCTTTTCGGCATCAATGGTGAGGATAACTTGACTTTTACCATCATGGTACATGTAGCTACCGTGCTGAGTACATTGGTAATTCTTTGGAAGGAAATCGACTGGATTCTGAAGGGTCTCTTCAAGTTCCAGATGAATGAGGAAACCAAGTATGCCCTCAATATCGTTATCTCTATGATTCCTGTGGGAGTAGTAGGTCTGTTTTTCAAGGACCAGGTAGAGGAAGTGTTCGGTTCTGGCTTGCTCATCGTGGGCATCATGCTTCTCGTAACTGCATGTCTTCTTACCTTCTCTTACTTCGCCAAGCCACGCCAGAAGGAGAATATCTCTCCTCTACATGCATTCATCATCGGTCTCGGTCAGGCACTTGCTGTATTGCCAGGTCTTTCACGCTCTGGTACTACCATTGCTACCGGTCTTTTGCTGGGTGACAAGAAGGAGAAGATGGCTCAGTTCTCATTCCTTATGGTGATTCCGCCTATCTTGGGTGAGGCATTGCTCGACCTCTTGAAGGGTCTGAAGGGAGAAGAGGCTCTTGGCGGCATCGATGCATTCCCTATGATTGTGGGCTTCGTGGCTGCATTTGTGTCTGGCTGCCTGGCTTGTAAGTGGATGATCAATATCGTGAAGAAGGGTAAGTTGGTATATTTCGGTATCTATTGTGCTATTGCAGGTGCTGTTACCATCATCTGTTCAATCATTTAA